From the Malus domestica chromosome 17, GDT2T_hap1 genome, one window contains:
- the LOC103404953 gene encoding small ubiquitin-related modifier 1-like, which translates to MSTPQQEEDKKPNDQAAHINLKVKGQDGNEVFFRIKRSTQLKKLMNAYCDRQSVEMNSIAFLFDGRRLRAEQTPDELEMEDGDEIDAMLHQTGGAVQI; encoded by the exons atgtcgactccgcagcaagaagaggacaaGAAGCCCAACGACCAGGCCGCCCACATCAACCTCAAAGTCAAAGGACAG GATGGGAATGAAGTGTTTTTCAGGATCAAGCGAAGTACTCAACTGAAGAAGCTTATGAACGCATATTGTGATCGCCAATCTGTGGAGATGAACTCAATCGCCTTCTTGTTTGATGGCCGTCGTCTACGAGCAGAGCAGACCCCTGATGAG TTGGAAATGGAGGACGGTGATGAGATCGACGCCATGCTGCACCAAACTGGGGGAGCCGTACAGATTTGA
- the LOC103404954 gene encoding glucan endo-1,3-beta-glucosidase 12-like, which translates to MLCFSKNQSMERHVIAVVLLLSVFSSLADAGSVGVNYGRIADNLPSAYKVVQLLKSQGLERVKVFDSDPAVLRALSGSDIKVTVDLPNELLSAAAKSQSYATNWVQRNVVAYHPNTQIEAIGVGNEVFVDTHDTTKFLISAMKNIHAALVHFKLESSIKVSSPIALSALQNSYPSSAGSFRPELVEPVFKPMLEFLRQTGSYLMVNCYPYFAYESNSDVIPLDYALFHQNPGVVDAGNGLRYFNLFDAQIDAVFAAMSALKYDDINMVVSETGWPSKGDSVEVGASVENAAAYNGNLVRRILTGGGTPLRPKAELTVYLFALFNEDKKFGPTSERNYGLFFPNERKVYDIPFTVEGLKNYHDSRSPVSGNQQVTAPVNGGGDLSKSLTGNTWCVANGEAGKEKLQAGIDYACGEGGADCHQIQPGSACYDPNTLEAHASYAFNSYYQKKARGVGTCYFGGAAYVVSQPPKFGKCELPTGYGN; encoded by the exons ATGCTCTGCTTCTCCAAGAACCAGAGTATGGAACGCCACGTCATCGCCGTCGTGCTTCTCCTTTCCGTCTTTTCATCTCTAGCAG ATGCGGGCTCGGTGGGAGTGAACTATGGCAGAATCGCAGACAACCTGCCGTCGGCGTACAAGGTGGTGCAGCTTCTGAAATCCCAAGGCTTGGAGCGGGTGAAGGTCTTCGACTCCGACCCGGCCGTGCTCCGGGCCCTGTCAGGATCTGACATTAAAGTCACCGTCGACCTCCCCAATGAGCTCCTCTCAGCCGCCGCCAAGTCGCAGTCGTACGCCACCAACTGGGTCCAGCGAAATGTCGTCGCTTACCACCCCAACACCCAGATCGAAGCCATCGGCGTCGGTAACGAGGTCTTCGTCGACACCCACGACACCACCAAGTTCCTCATCTCCGCCATGAAAAACATCCACGCTGCCCTTGTCCACTTCAAGCTTGAGTCCTCCATCAAAGTCTCCTCGCCCATTGCCCTCAGCGCCCTTCAAAACTCCTACCCGTCCTCCGCCGGGTCATTCCGACCTGAACTCGTGGAACCCGTTTTCAAGCCCATGCTTGAGTTTCTCCGTCAAACCGGGTCCTACCTCATGGTCAACTGCTACCCTTACTTCGCTTACGAGTCAAACTCCGACGTCATCCCCTTGGACTACGCCCTATTCCACCAAAACCCCGGAGTCGTAGACGCCGGCAACGGTCTCCGTTACTTCAACCTCTTTGACGCCCAGATCGACGCCGTTTTCGCCGCCATGTCGGCGTTGAAGTACGACGACATCAACATGGTCGTGTCGGAAACGGGCTGGCCTTCGAAAGGCGACTCGGTTGAAGTAGGCGCGAGCGTGGAGAACGCAGCCGCCTACAACGGCAACCTCGTCCGTCGGATCTTGACCGGCGGTGGGACCCCGTTGAGGCCTAAAGCAGAATTGACCGTCTATCTCTTCGCGCTCTTCAACGAGGACAAGAAATTCGGGCCCACATCGGAGAGAAACTACGGTCTCTTCTTCCCCAACGAGCGCAAGGTATACGACATACCGTTTACCGTCGAGGGACTAAAGAACTATCACGACAGCCGGTCGCCGGTATCAGGAAACCAGCAGGTGACTGCTCCGGTCAACGGGGGAGGAGACTTGTCGAAGAGCTTAACCGGAAACACGTGGTGCGTGGCGAATGGTGAGGCGGGGAAGGAGAAGCTGCAGGCGGGTATAGACTACGCTTGCGGTGAGGGCGGGGCGGACTGCCATCAGATCCAGCCGGGGTCTGCGTGTTACGATCCTAACACCCTCGAGGCCCACGCCTCGTACGCCTTCAACAGTTACTACCAGAAGAAGGCACGTGGGGTCGGCACGTGCTATTTTGGCGGGGCAGCCTACGTGGTCTCTCAACCACCCA AGTTTGGGAAATGTGAGCTGCCCACTGGATACGGAAACTGA
- the LOC139193330 gene encoding palmitoyl-monogalactosyldiacylglycerol delta-7 desaturase, chloroplastic-like, which translates to FGEGWDIGSVVVVLALHCLALLAPFHFTTWPAFWVAVALYFVVGVSVNLSYHRQLSHRSFKLPKWLEYFFAYCGVLSFQRSPLEWYETRLKNVGDLKRQPFYRFLHYTYPLHAIGFGVFLYALGGFPFLVWGLGVRSVIFLHATFGINSICHTRGQQVWDTGDLSQNNWLIGLLAHGEGWHNNHHAFEHLARHGLEWWQIDITWYVIRFLEAVGLATDVKLPTETQKNRRAVMLTSNNNQINDKKRTRRIS; encoded by the exons TTTGGGGAGGGATGGGATATAGGCTCAGTAGTTGTTGTTTTGGCTTTGCACTGCCTTGCTCTTTTAGCTCCATTCCATTTCACCACCTGGCCTGCATTTTGGGTAGCAGTTGCACTCTATTTTGTCGTAGGAGTGAGTGTAAATCTCTCTTACCACAGGCAACTTTCCCACCGGAGTTTCAAGCTTCCCAAATGGCTTGAATACTTTTTTGCTTACTGTGGAGTCCTATCGTTTCAG AGAAGTCCACTTGAATGG TATGAAACACGACTAAAGAatgttggagacttgaaaaggCAGCCATTCTATAGATTTCTTCATTATACGTACCCCCTTCATGCAATTGGATTTGGAGTTTTCCTCTATGCTTTGGGAGGATTTCCCTTTCTGGTTTGGGGACTG GGTGTGAGATCAGTAATATTTCTTCACGCTACTTTTGGGATAAATTCAATTTGCCACACTAGGGGACAACAAGTGTGGGATACAGGCGATTTGTCTCAAAACAACTG GTTAATTGGATTGCTGGCGCATGGAGAAGGTTGGCACAACAATCACCATGCATTTGAACACTTAGCTCGGCACGGCCTAGAGTGGTGGCAAATTGATATTACTTGGTACGTGATAAGATTTCTTGAAGCTGTTGGATTAGCAACGGACGTAAAGCTTCCTACTGAGACTCAGAAGAATCGAAGAGCTGTAATGTTAACCAGCAACAACAACCAAATCAATGACAAAAAAAGAACTCGACGCATAAGTTAA